DNA from Sphingomonas psychrotolerans:
CATCGGACAAGCCTGGCGCGCTCGGCGCATCGGTGCTCGCCAATCTCGAGCGGCAGGGCTTCTCGGGCGCGATCCATCTGGTCAATCCCAAACGCACCGAGATTCGCGGGCGTGCCTGCGTCGCTTCGGTCGACGATCTACCCGAAGGGGTGGATGCGGCGGTGCTCGCGATTCCGCGTGCCGGCGTGCTCGATGCGATCCGTGGGCTTGCACGGCGCAAGGCCGGCGCGGTGGTGATCTTCACGGCGGGCTTCGCCGAGGATGGGCCGCAGGGCCTTGCCGACCAGCAGGAAATCGCCCGGATCGCCGGAAACGCCAGGATGGTGGTCGAGGGGCCGAACTGTCTCGGCTTGGTCAACTTCTGTGACCGCGTCTCGCTCACCTTCATCGAACTGCCCGAGGCGCACGCGGAGGGGCCCCGGCGCGTCGGGATCGTGTCGCAATCGGGCGCGATGGCGGCGGTGCTCGCAACGACGATGATCACGCGCGAGGTGCCGCTCAGCTGCTATGTTTCGACCGGCAACGAGGCCGCCAGCGGCGTTGAGGACTATGTCGCGCACCTCATCGCCGACCCCGATACCTGGGTGATCGCGATGATCGTCGAGCATTTCCGCAAGCCTGCGCGGTTCCTGGCCGTGGCCCGCGCGGCGCGCGCGGCGGGCAAGCAGGTCGTGCTGCTCCATCCCGGGCGCAGCGCTGCCGGGGCTGCGAGCGCCGCGACTCACACCGGCGCGATGGCGGGCGATCATGCGGTGATGCGCATCCATGTCGAGCGCGCGGGCGTGATCCTCGTCGATTCCCTCGAAGAATTGGGCGACGTGGCCGAGATCGCCGTGCGGTGTACGACGCTGCCGGCGGGCGGCACGGGCGTGATCGCCGAATCGGGCGCGTTCAAGGCGATGATGCTCGACCTGGCCGAGGCAATCGACCTCGACCTGCCGCCATTGACCGATGCGGACAGCCCGGCGCTGCGCGCGGCGCTCCCCGATTTCGTGCCCGTCAGCAACCCGCTCGACGTGACCGCGCAGGGACTGGTCGATTCGGGTCTGTATGGGCGGACACTTGCCGCACTGCTCGCGGACGACCGCATCGGCCCGGTCGTCGTCATGCTGATTCACACCGATGCCCGTACCTCGCAT
Protein-coding regions in this window:
- a CDS encoding acetate--CoA ligase family protein, with product MSDAEIAGSTLRDVAGRLPLDRLLRPRSVAIIGASDKPGALGASVLANLERQGFSGAIHLVNPKRTEIRGRACVASVDDLPEGVDAAVLAIPRAGVLDAIRGLARRKAGAVVIFTAGFAEDGPQGLADQQEIARIAGNARMVVEGPNCLGLVNFCDRVSLTFIELPEAHAEGPRRVGIVSQSGAMAAVLATTMITREVPLSCYVSTGNEAASGVEDYVAHLIADPDTWVIAMIVEHFRKPARFLAVARAARAAGKQVVLLHPGRSAAGAASAATHTGAMAGDHAVMRIHVERAGVILVDSLEELGDVAEIAVRCTTLPAGGTGVIAESGAFKAMMLDLAEAIDLDLPPLTDADSPALRAALPDFVPVSNPLDVTAQGLVDSGLYGRTLAALLADDRIGPVVVMLIHTDARTSHIKFAAVLDALRDLRTAKPVLVARVDEGGGVLAEDITALRALNVPYLPTAERALRALARVTAFSARDDSVAAMDAAPLEGLPGAGCIVPEYRSKALLGERGIAFPQFALVKTADEAVEAAERLGYPVVLKAQAAALPHKSDAGGVIVGLADAGAVAEGWARLAANIAVARPDLTLDGVLVEAMAERGIELIVGARNDPDWGPVILVGFGGVATELLHDVQLLAADLTREAIVAALRTLRMAPLLDGFRGAPNMDIGAVADIVAALGRVVAATPAIREVDLNPVIVYPQGQGAIALDALITL